A segment of the Acidiferrobacteraceae bacterium genome:
GCGCACCTTCGCGCAACTGCTTGCGAAAGCGCTGGCGCGCGGGACGGTCCTCGGGCTCGGGTTGCGGCTCATTGGCGAAACCGAAACTCGCGCTGCGCGCTGGCGGGATCAGGATATCGAGAATGCGGTCCTCCACCAGATCCTCGGCGCGCTGCCGCACCTTGTCCATCTCCTCGACGCGGATCATCTTCACCGCCGAGTCGACCAGGTCACGTACGATGGAATCGACGTCGCGGCCGACGTAGCCGACCTCAGTGAACTTGGTCACCTCCACCTTGATGAAGGGCGCACGCGCCAGTCTCGCCAGACGCCGGGCGATCTCGGTCTTGCCGACCCCGGTGGGGCCGATCATGAGAATGTTCTTTGGCGTTATCTCGGTGCGCAGGTTCTCGTCGGCAACATTGGCCCGGCGCCAGCGATTGCGCAGGGCGATAGCCACGGCCCGTTTTGCCGCCGCCTGGCCGACAATGTGCTTGTCCAGTTCCTGGACGATCTCACGCGGTGTCATTTCCGACATCGGTTCTCAGTACTCCAGTTCTTCGATGGTGTGTTCGCGGTTGGTGTAGATACAGATGTCCGCGGCGATCTCCAGACCTTTCTCCACGATCCCGCGGGCATCCAGTTCGGTGTTCTCCAGCAGCGCCCGCGCCGCCGCCTGGGCGTAGGGCCCGCCGGAACCAATGGCGATCAGGCCCTGTTCGGGCTCGATGACGTCACCATTGCCGGAGATGATGAGCGAGGCCGTCGGGTCAGCCACTGCCAGCAGGGCCTCCAGTCGCCGCAGGGCGCGATCCATGCGCCAGTCCTTGGCCAGTTCCACCGCCGCGCGCGTCAGATTGCCCTGGTGCTTTTCGAGCTTGCCCTCGAAGCGTTCGAACAGGGTAAAGGCGTCGGCGGTGCCGCCGGCGAAGCCGGCGATCACGTTGTCCTTGTACAGGCGCCGCACCTTGCGCGCGTTGCCCTTCATAATGGTGTTGCCCATGGTGACCTGGCCGTCACCCCCGATCACGACCCGGTTGCCGCGACGCACGGACAGAATGGTTGTGCCCCGGAATTGTTCCACGTACAAACTCCAAGTGGTTGAGAAATCGACATGGGGATGGTGCGGACAGATTTAAAGCACCGCCCGCCCTTTCGTCGCCCTGCCCTGCCGGGGCGATTCCGGGGACCAACCGCCATGCCCCGCAAACACCTGTTTTGCCCGGCAATTTCAGGCCAGGCGGGTTTCTTCCCCTTCGGAACGGGCGATGATCACCGCTCCACAGGAATCGCTGAAGACGTTGACCGAGGTCCGGCACATGTCCAGAACCCGGTCCACCACCAGGATCAGGCCTATTCCCTCCGCCGGCAGGCCAATGGCGCCGAGAATCACGACAATGGCCACCAGGCTCGCCGCCGGAATGCCGGCCACCCCGATGGAAGTCAACAGGGCGATCAACACGATGGTGAACTGGGTCGCCAGCCCCAGATGCAGACCATAGGCCTGGGCGATGAACATGGCGGCGACACACTCATAAAGGGCGGTACCGTCCATGTTGACGGTTGCCCCCAGGGGCAAAACGAAACTCGAGGTGCGGTTCGATACCCCGCCGCGATTTTCCACGCACTCCATGGTCAGCGGCAGGGTGGCGGACGAAGATGCGGTCGAAAACGCCGTCAGCAGGGCCGGTGCCATGGCCCGGTAGTGGCGCCAGGGACGCACACGGCCAACGAATCTCAGCAACAACGGCAGGCTGACGACGATGTGGGTTGCGAGGGCCAGCAGTACCGTGAGCATGAACAGCGCCAATGGCTCGAAGGCACTGAATCCGGTGGTGGCCACCACCTTTGCGACCAGGGCAAACACGCCGATGGGTGCGAATTTCATCACCCAGTCCGTGATATGCATCATGACCTCGAACATGCCCTGCCAGAAGTTCTGCATGGTCTCGACATAACGATCCTGGATGCGGGTCATGAAGAATCCGAACAGGATGCTGAAAAAGATCAGGCCCAGGAGCTGGCCGTTTGCGGCTGCGGCAATGACATTGGTTGGAACCATGCGCAGGAATACTTCCGCGATATCGCCAGCACCGTGCCCGCCGGTGTGTGCCATCACCTCACCTGCCTTCATGCTCAGACCCAGGAGGTGACGCGCGGGCTCGCCGTTGATGATGCCCGGGCGCAACACGTCGACGAACAGGAGTCCGGTGAGGATCGCAATCAGGCTGGTGGTGGCATAGTACGCGAGGGTCTTCAGGCCGAGCCGGCCGAAGGCGTCGGAACGGCTGGCACCGGCCATGCCGGTAACGATGGATGACACTACCAGGGGCACGATCAGCATTTTCAGGCCGTTGAGAAACAACGTGCCGATGAAGCTGTAGATGGAAATGACCGGAATCCCGAACAACTGAGCCTTGGGTCCGATCGCAAATCCCGCCAGGACAGCCAGACCCAGGGCAATCAGGATCTGCCAGTGAAGCTTTAGACGAATACGGCGCGACGCCACGGTCTCCTCCAGATCGACGCTCGGCTTTCTTTTTTGTACCGGCGCATTCAGTGAAAACCTAGTCTATCGCAGCCACCTCGCGAATGGCAGGTGGGCGCCGCCGGCTCGGGTCGCGAAAACGCGCATACCAGGCGCGATAACCGAAGAGCACCACCAGGATGCAACCGTAAAGCACCGGCTCACGGATATCGGATTTCACCAGCCAAAGGTAGTGCAGCACACCAAAGGTGGCGATGACATAGACCAGTCGATGCAGCTTCCGCCAGCGTGGGCCGCCCAGCCGCTTGACCATGGCATTGGTCGAGGTCAGAGCCAGCGGGATCATCATCAGGAGCGCGCTGAAGCCGACGGTAATATAGGGCCGCTTGGTCACGTCCTTGATGATATCGTGCCAGACGAAATTCTGATCCAGCCAGAGGTAAGTAGTGAAGTGAAGCAAGGCGTAGAAAAACGCGAACAGACCGAACATGCGGCGCAGGCGGATAAGCCAATGCATGCCGGTCAGACGCCGAAGCGGCGTGACCGAAAGCGTGATCATCAGAAAGCGCAAGGTCCAGTCACCGGTACGATGGGTGATGGCCTCTACGGGGTTTGCCCCCAGCTGGTCGTGGAAACCGTCCCACACGATCAGACTGATGGGAAGCAGCGCCAGCAGAAAAACCAGAAGCTTGATTGCGCGTAACAGGGATGGGCCGGGAACAGGGATCACGGTCAGAACAACTTCCTCAGATCCATCCCCTTGTACAGGTGCGCCACCTGTTCACCATAGCCATTGAACATGAGCGTCGGCCGCTTCGGCGTGAAGATCCCGTCGACACCGATACGGCGTTCACGGGCCTGACTCCAGCGGGGATGATCCACGTGCGGATTCACATTGGCGTAGAAGCCGTATTCATTTGGTGCAGCCATGCTCCTGGTCGTCGGCGGCTGTTTCTCCAGAAAACGAATCTTGACGATGGACTTGATGGACTTGAATCCATATTTCCACGGTACCACCAGGCGGATGGGCGCGCCGTTCTGGTTGGGCAACTCCTCTCCGTACAAGCCGACGGCCAGAATGGCGAGCGGATTGGTCGCCTCATCGATACGCAGACCCTCGATATAGGGCCAGTCCAGACCGGTACCCAGGAGTCCGCCGCGCTGTCCCGGCATCTGCTTTGGATCGTACAGGGTCACGAACTGAACGTATTTGGCCCGGGAAGTCGGACGCAGACGTTTGATGATACGTTGCAGGGGAATCCCGACCCAGGGGATAACCATGGACCAGGCCTCGACACAACGATGGCGATACACCCGCTCCCCGAGTTCATAGGGTCGGATGAAATCCTCCAGATGGTACACACGGGGATGTTCCACCTCGCCCTCCACCGCTACCGACCATGGGCTGGTCCTGAAATGTTTTGCATTGCGCGCCGGGTCGTCCTTGCTGGTACCGAATTCGTAGAAGTTGTTGTAGGTAGTAACGTCGAATTTCGGTGTCTTCTTTTCGTCCAGGGTGATGACCCCGGGCTTGAATTTCAGCGCCCGCGTGCCGGCATCGGCAGATCCCGGAACCAGCAGGCCGGACAAGGCGGTGCCGGCCGCGGCGGCGGTCATGCCTTTCAGGAACCGGCGCCGCTGCAGGTACAGCGACTTGTCGGTGATCTCGGAACTGGGAATATCGGCTGGACGCCTGATCAGAACCGGCATGAGGACTCCCCGGGTTGGTGTCGGTTTTTCCGCAAGTGTAGCAGTTCCGACTCCAGACCCGGGACGGAGTTCCTTCGGTTCAGTCGGCTGCGCCCTTGAGGGCAGCGATACGCTCGTCCAGCGGCGGGTGGGACATGAACAGGCGGGCAAAACCGCCGGCTACCTTGCCCGAAATACCGAATGCGGCCATCTGGTCCGGCAGGTGGGGTTTCTGCACATTCGCCTTGAGACGCTCCAGGGCGGCGATCATCTTGCCCCGCCCCGCCAGCCGGGCGCCACCGGCATCGGCCCGGAACTCGCGTCGGCGGCTGAACCACATCACGATCATGCTGGCCAGTACCGCAAGCACCAACTCGGCAACAATGGCCGTAATCCAGAA
Coding sequences within it:
- a CDS encoding sulfoxide reductase heme-binding subunit YedZ, producing the protein MIPVPGPSLLRAIKLLVFLLALLPISLIVWDGFHDQLGANPVEAITHRTGDWTLRFLMITLSVTPLRRLTGMHWLIRLRRMFGLFAFFYALLHFTTYLWLDQNFVWHDIIKDVTKRPYITVGFSALLMMIPLALTSTNAMVKRLGGPRWRKLHRLVYVIATFGVLHYLWLVKSDIREPVLYGCILVVLFGYRAWYARFRDPSRRRPPAIREVAAID
- a CDS encoding dicarboxylate/amino acid:cation symporter; amino-acid sequence: MASRRIRLKLHWQILIALGLAVLAGFAIGPKAQLFGIPVISIYSFIGTLFLNGLKMLIVPLVVSSIVTGMAGASRSDAFGRLGLKTLAYYATTSLIAILTGLLFVDVLRPGIINGEPARHLLGLSMKAGEVMAHTGGHGAGDIAEVFLRMVPTNVIAAAANGQLLGLIFFSILFGFFMTRIQDRYVETMQNFWQGMFEVMMHITDWVMKFAPIGVFALVAKVVATTGFSAFEPLALFMLTVLLALATHIVVSLPLLLRFVGRVRPWRHYRAMAPALLTAFSTASSSATLPLTMECVENRGGVSNRTSSFVLPLGATVNMDGTALYECVAAMFIAQAYGLHLGLATQFTIVLIALLTSIGVAGIPAASLVAIVVILGAIGLPAEGIGLILVVDRVLDMCRTSVNVFSDSCGAVIIARSEGEETRLA
- the hslV gene encoding ATP-dependent protease subunit HslV encodes the protein MEQFRGTTILSVRRGNRVVIGGDGQVTMGNTIMKGNARKVRRLYKDNVIAGFAGGTADAFTLFERFEGKLEKHQGNLTRAAVELAKDWRMDRALRRLEALLAVADPTASLIISGNGDVIEPEQGLIAIGSGGPYAQAAARALLENTELDARGIVEKGLEIAADICIYTNREHTIEELEY
- the msrP gene encoding protein-methionine-sulfoxide reductase catalytic subunit MsrP, producing MPVLIRRPADIPSSEITDKSLYLQRRRFLKGMTAAAAGTALSGLLVPGSADAGTRALKFKPGVITLDEKKTPKFDVTTYNNFYEFGTSKDDPARNAKHFRTSPWSVAVEGEVEHPRVYHLEDFIRPYELGERVYRHRCVEAWSMVIPWVGIPLQRIIKRLRPTSRAKYVQFVTLYDPKQMPGQRGGLLGTGLDWPYIEGLRIDEATNPLAILAVGLYGEELPNQNGAPIRLVVPWKYGFKSIKSIVKIRFLEKQPPTTRSMAAPNEYGFYANVNPHVDHPRWSQARERRIGVDGIFTPKRPTLMFNGYGEQVAHLYKGMDLRKLF